One genomic region from Candidatus Nomurabacteria bacterium encodes:
- a CDS encoding DUF2817 domain-containing protein has protein sequence MVTIPTPITPVSASSSGVILHNKRKAFIKTLIIAVFIVVGIITLAYNASLVLPRSINFAFSETTCFFQPIALPNVFGAQSNDFNIEFSDGISISNKDIFTTKVCASPKNAPQENSKSTVTIALFNLVPIKKITINSGKYPSIDTSALNSPIATTKPIQLSTNKETSIFSYQLVSESNRTNCSIQQLTILCPLQELSLTPGSKPTLKINRTYSGNLVDSVFNNQIQTLDPINIVGGNILNNSTIYDKAETLEIAFDKPLSKVDKPLLSLIDKNSTTPLETSYTINNNKLIIKPKDPLKRRSKYSFKLDQAISTTDNTLLSAYSSEFNVSGGPSVIGNNTGSYGFNPSSNITIKFNQNINSSTKLTDVIDVSGVNQALLKISATNNMITINPTTNLPSCTSINIKINGSIQNQYGVDGDSAWNHTFRTLCRRTSQIGTSAQGRAILAHWYGSGSSMVMFVGGIHGNEKSSTLTMESWLDELERYADRIPANRTIVVITNANPDGYAGNSRFNANGVDLNRNFPSDNWSANVTGPGYTNKINGGGTSPLSEPESSSLANFVNQYRPRAVLSFHAVASIVSPNGTADSTAIAQLYTSKAPYRYADASQTDATLGYTTTGDFEFWLRDKGIPNILIEQSTFAKNEFSKNRDALWLMVRL, from the coding sequence ATGGTTACTATACCAACCCCAATAACACCCGTATCGGCAAGTTCGTCGGGCGTTATTCTACACAACAAACGCAAGGCATTTATCAAAACATTGATTATTGCCGTCTTTATTGTTGTAGGAATAATAACGTTAGCATACAACGCCAGTCTTGTCTTACCTAGGTCAATCAATTTTGCTTTTTCAGAAACAACATGCTTTTTTCAGCCTATTGCTCTCCCTAACGTCTTCGGTGCGCAATCAAATGACTTTAACATAGAGTTCTCAGACGGCATTAGTATCAGTAATAAAGATATTTTTACAACAAAAGTATGTGCGTCTCCAAAAAATGCCCCTCAAGAAAACTCAAAGTCAACTGTAACTATAGCCCTTTTTAACTTAGTACCTATAAAAAAGATAACTATTAACTCTGGTAAATATCCTTCAATCGACACCAGTGCGCTTAATTCACCAATAGCAACCACAAAGCCAATTCAACTGAGCACCAACAAAGAAACTTCCATATTTTCATACCAATTAGTTTCCGAGAGTAACAGAACTAACTGCTCCATACAACAGCTAACCATTCTGTGTCCGTTGCAAGAGTTAAGCCTAACCCCTGGATCAAAACCTACTTTGAAAATCAACCGAACCTATAGTGGAAATCTTGTTGATTCTGTATTCAACAATCAGATACAAACTCTAGACCCAATTAACATTGTTGGTGGCAATATACTCAATAATTCAACAATTTATGATAAAGCAGAGACTCTAGAAATAGCATTTGATAAACCCCTAAGCAAAGTAGATAAGCCACTACTATCGCTTATAGATAAAAACTCAACAACTCCACTAGAGACATCATACACCATCAATAATAATAAGCTTATTATTAAGCCGAAAGACCCTTTAAAACGTCGTAGCAAATATTCATTCAAACTAGACCAAGCCATTTCAACAACCGATAACACCTTGCTTTCTGCTTACAGTTCTGAATTTAATGTTTCAGGTGGTCCAAGCGTTATCGGCAACAATACAGGATCCTATGGGTTTAACCCATCAAGTAATATTACTATTAAATTCAATCAAAATATAAATTCATCTACCAAACTAACTGATGTAATCGATGTATCTGGCGTTAATCAAGCTCTACTAAAAATTTCTGCTACAAACAATATGATCACCATTAATCCCACTACTAATTTACCAAGTTGTACGAGTATAAATATAAAAATAAATGGATCAATTCAAAACCAATACGGTGTAGATGGCGACTCCGCCTGGAATCACACCTTCCGAACTTTATGTAGAAGAACCAGTCAAATTGGTACCAGCGCTCAAGGTAGAGCAATACTTGCACACTGGTATGGTTCAGGATCCAGTATGGTTATGTTTGTTGGTGGAATTCACGGAAATGAAAAAAGCTCAACGCTAACTATGGAGTCTTGGCTCGATGAACTTGAGAGATATGCCGACCGAATACCCGCAAACAGAACAATAGTCGTAATTACTAATGCCAATCCCGATGGATACGCCGGTAATTCTCGATTTAACGCCAACGGAGTAGATCTAAACAGGAATTTCCCTTCAGATAACTGGAGTGCAAATGTTACTGGCCCAGGATACACAAATAAGATTAACGGGGGTGGAACATCTCCGCTATCTGAACCAGAATCTTCATCTCTGGCAAATTTCGTTAATCAATACCGCCCCAGAGCAGTATTGTCTTTTCATGCTGTGGCATCCATAGTTAGTCCAAATGGAACAGCCGACTCCACTGCCATTGCCCAACTTTACACCTCAAAAGCACCTTACAGATATGCAGACGCATCTCAAACAGACGCAACTCTAGGTTACACAACTACTGGTGATTTTGAATTTTGGCTACGAGACAAAGGTATACCAAATATTTTGATTGAACAGTCGACTTTTGCTAAAAATGAATTTTCTAAAAATCGCGACGCACTTTGGCTTATGGTTAGATTGTAA
- a CDS encoding VOC family protein, which produces MRFTNILLWVQENKISEKFYKKLGFEVLVSTDTYSEIQLGEFSITLVNMRDEDEFNGDSLSGIKGKGMYVYIKVDDVDAEYNRQEKIGLKPATKPRNWEWGNREFILKDPDGYKLCFWNSIPQ; this is translated from the coding sequence ATGAGATTTACGAATATATTATTGTGGGTTCAAGAGAATAAAATATCAGAGAAGTTTTATAAAAAGCTCGGGTTTGAAGTTTTAGTATCAACGGATACATATTCCGAGATACAGCTAGGGGAGTTCAGTATAACACTTGTAAATATGCGTGATGAAGATGAGTTTAATGGAGATTCTCTATCGGGCATTAAAGGTAAGGGGATGTATGTTTATATTAAAGTAGATGATGTTGATGCCGAATATAATCGTCAGGAAAAAATTGGGCTAAAACCAGCCACAAAACCTCGTAACTGGGAATGGGGAAACAGAGAGTTTATCTTAAAAGACCCTGATGGATATAAGCTGTGTTTTTGGAACTCAATACCGCAATAA
- a CDS encoding RidA family protein gives MKNQVISSKAPQAPNILSQAIESNGLIFVSGQIHNTHTGTLIEGSVNKKMEQIFQNIKEILSEANSNLNNIVKVTIYVTEMSQMEEINDIYPTFFTEPYPAREAICVKELPLNATIEISVIATTPFNPHG, from the coding sequence ATGAAGAATCAGGTCATATCAAGCAAGGCGCCTCAAGCTCCAAATATTTTGTCTCAAGCCATTGAGTCTAATGGATTAATTTTTGTTTCTGGTCAGATTCATAATACTCATACCGGGACTCTTATAGAAGGCTCGGTTAACAAGAAAATGGAGCAGATATTTCAGAATATTAAAGAAATTCTTTCTGAAGCTAATTCAAACCTAAACAACATTGTAAAGGTTACTATTTATGTAACAGAAATGTCGCAAATGGAAGAAATCAATGATATATACCCAACCTTTTTTACTGAGCCATACCCCGCAAGAGAAGCAATTTGTGTTAAAGAATTACCCCTGAATGCAACGATTGAGATTAGTGTAATTGCGACTACCCCGTTTAATCCCCACGGGTAA